The Eubacterium maltosivorans genome includes the window TCAGAAAATTATTCAAACGTATCAGGATGGATCGGCTTATACTGGAAAGCAAATTACAGTCTATCGAAACGATGACTACAGCCCGTTTACCTCCGGTGCAAGCTCTACTAACCTGAACGTTGATGGCGGTAACTTTAGTTACAATCCTACCTTAAATTTTAGCGCTAACATTGTGCTTGAATTTAAAACCTATTTAAAAGACATTGTTAAAGAGGTGCTAAAGGAATTGGATGAAGAGGAAAAGCAGGCGGCCCCAACACCTACGCCTGAACCTGTACCATCTCCAACGCCTACACCCACTCCAACGCCGGTTCCATCTGTGCCTTCTCCAGAAGATCAGGATTTTGACACAATCTGTGCTATTGTAGCCCACGAAGGGGGCACTTCTTATGAAGGCGCTATGGGGATCATATCCTGTGTAATGAACCGTGTTGATGCTGGCTATGGCTCCAATGCTATCAGTGTTTTAACCGCACCGGGACAGTTTGCCTCTTATATTGATGGTTATTATACCCAGTATCTTGGCGGAAATTATCCTGATACTGTTAAGCAAGCCGTTATAGATTGCATGGAAGGTGGTATCCGAAGCCATAATTACTTAAACGTTAGGAGTTACCAGACTAGCGGATCTATATGCATTGGCGGAAACTGGTATTTTTAATTAAATAAAAAGCGCCCCTGACATTTGATGATGTCTGAGGCGCCGAGATAGGGCACATGGCCGGTATCTCTCTCGCAATTGATATTGTACCATGTTTGCCCTTATTTTACAATAAGGGTATTTTTTTACCCTTTTACATCAAATTGAAAGTAGGAATAAACATGGCAAGAAAAAAAGAGAATAAAAACAAAAAGGGACTCGTGGAAGTAAAGCGCGAAATCGGCGTTGACTACATGGGCGGCCCGATCCGTAAGAGTTTCTACGGAAAAACCTTAAAGGAGGCTGATGAAAAATATTTAGAGTATATGAAAAAGAACGGTGCCATCCAAATTGATGATCGGATGACGCTGGAACGCTGGGCGGATGTTTGGCTGGAAACTTATAAAGAAGGGACCGTATCCGATACTACCTATAAGGCTACCTATGTCTGGGCGGTGAATAAGCTTAAAACACGGTTTGGCGGCCGCCGCATGAGCAGCATACGCACCATTGAGCTCCAACGTTTTTTTAAGGAGCAGTCTGCCGGATCTGCTTCATCGGTCGATAAGATCAAAATGGTTACACGGGCTATCTTTAAAACGGCATTTCACAATGAGGTGATCCCCAAAAACCCCATGGAAGATGTTCAAATACCTAAGGGGATTGAGGCAGAAGAAAAACGTGCTTATAACGCAAATGAATACCGTAAGGTGCTCAATTT containing:
- a CDS encoding cell wall hydrolase codes for the protein MKNYRPLVATASVMLLLLCVPLLTPAKSIANAGNGSTDALFAETPNITVVDQFGFPVPNVKLNVLFEADGESKNIEVSTPQTGFVPITGKSGTYTFTVKSVPDGYKTTDQKIIQTYQDGSAYTGKQITVYRNDDYSPFTSGASSTNLNVDGGNFSYNPTLNFSANIVLEFKTYLKDIVKEVLKELDEEEKQAAPTPTPEPVPSPTPTPTPTPVPSVPSPEDQDFDTICAIVAHEGGTSYEGAMGIISCVMNRVDAGYGSNAISVLTAPGQFASYIDGYYTQYLGGNYPDTVKQAVIDCMEGGIRSHNYLNVRSYQTSGSICIGGNWYF